Proteins encoded together in one candidate division WOR-3 bacterium window:
- a CDS encoding molybdopterin-dependent oxidoreductase codes for MNEIRRTTCVMCRNGCQLGVVFDGYQYRMEYLIDVAPNNGRTCPRGNSASIVLDHPKRLSYPLLNGKETTWDHAFDLIKKWHQDVKPEEIAVVYSRGAGAAEVGLVRGFAAALRTENLVCGYLEPDNAFRFRLSGVKSATLDDVSASRATLLVGDVFNTSPVAAKRIIEARYADKQSRMVVIDSIKTREAGFAHIFIQPKPGTEFLVLAAIAGLIDAKLKMDIDGIANRTGVPRQQMEEVAKVLKPGVPGLIACAATTGRISEPYWHSICAQILAFKAEKPFVGFGEALVPDGKMGFGKLKEAVGAGRIKLLFWFGGLHPYSYPELFPEINKVEFRVATSIFKPENPLPGLILPVPSEFEKTGKGESVWGEVKFEPLADPVSGTRSLAEIVRQFGTVQEIPGDLFQTVKLEEVTAQLTETVNRQLNASKSESGNLFWLLGRKEAIGVGGFFEPEEEILLHPDDAQKLAVTEGDFVKVKSKTAERQFRVKVVSIVAEGTASVGVNVHQNRTLFSVEVDPGSGEVKIPPTKVEIWRVSA; via the coding sequence ATGAACGAGATTAGGCGTACGACCTGCGTGATGTGCCGTAACGGGTGCCAGTTAGGTGTGGTGTTTGATGGGTATCAGTACCGAATGGAGTATTTAATCGATGTGGCGCCGAACAATGGTCGCACCTGTCCTCGCGGGAACAGCGCCAGTATCGTTCTCGACCATCCGAAAAGGCTCAGTTATCCATTGCTAAATGGCAAAGAGACCACCTGGGACCACGCGTTTGATTTGATAAAAAAATGGCACCAGGATGTGAAACCGGAAGAAATCGCAGTCGTTTATAGCCGGGGCGCAGGTGCAGCCGAAGTTGGTTTGGTACGGGGTTTTGCGGCGGCGCTCAGAACAGAAAATCTTGTGTGCGGTTATCTGGAACCGGACAATGCGTTTCGGTTCCGTTTATCCGGGGTTAAGTCGGCAACTCTTGATGATGTGAGTGCAAGTCGGGCTACTCTGCTGGTGGGCGATGTGTTCAACACCTCACCGGTGGCGGCAAAACGAATAATTGAAGCCCGGTATGCAGACAAACAAAGTCGGATGGTGGTGATTGACTCCATCAAAACCCGTGAGGCGGGATTCGCTCACATATTTATTCAGCCCAAACCCGGAACCGAGTTTTTGGTCCTTGCCGCGATTGCCGGGCTAATCGATGCGAAGTTGAAGATGGACATCGATGGGATTGCCAATAGAACTGGTGTGCCCCGCCAGCAGATGGAAGAGGTAGCGAAAGTTTTAAAACCCGGTGTGCCGGGACTTATCGCCTGTGCAGCAACTACCGGACGGATAAGCGAGCCTTACTGGCACTCAATTTGTGCTCAGATTTTAGCCTTTAAGGCGGAAAAGCCGTTTGTCGGCTTTGGTGAGGCACTGGTACCAGATGGGAAGATGGGGTTTGGAAAGTTAAAAGAGGCGGTAGGCGCCGGCAGGATTAAACTCCTCTTCTGGTTCGGGGGACTTCATCCTTATAGTTATCCGGAACTGTTTCCAGAGATAAATAAAGTGGAGTTCCGGGTGGCAACGAGCATCTTTAAGCCTGAAAACCCGCTACCGGGCCTTATACTACCGGTCCCCAGTGAATTTGAAAAGACGGGTAAAGGCGAGAGTGTCTGGGGCGAGGTGAAGTTTGAACCGCTGGCGGATCCGGTCAGCGGTACCAGGTCCTTGGCAGAAATCGTGCGCCAGTTTGGAACGGTGCAAGAGATTCCTGGGGATTTGTTTCAAACGGTGAAACTGGAAGAGGTGACGGCGCAGTTAACGGAAACGGTTAACAGACAGTTGAACGCATCAAAGTCGGAATCGGGAAATCTTTTCTGGCTTCTCGGAAGGAAAGAGGCGATTGGAGTTGGTGGTTTCTTTGAACCCGAGGAAGAGATTTTACTACATCCGGATGATGCCCAGAAACTGGCGGTTACGGAAGGCGATTTTGTTAAGGTAAAAAGCAAAACTGCTGAGCGGCAATTCCGGGTCAAGGTTGTATCCATAGTCGCTGAAGGAACCGCGAGCGTGGGGGTGAATGTCCATCAAAACCGAACTCTGTTTTCGGTCGAAGTTGACCCCGGCTCGGGCGAGGTTAAAATTCCGCCCACAAAGGTCGAGATATGGCGAGTGTCGGCGTAA
- a CDS encoding 4Fe-4S binding protein produces MASVGVKVKKRLVVRLDYCIGCRACEAACRSRFKGESRIRYAPVGETVLVPLPCRHCAEPLCAAACPFEVIKKDEERGIVYQSSVHCVGCKSCILACPFGVLDKELLRRIAQKCNLCEDREGGPRCAASCPTGALQFVDEDEMKELMVGKRVLSRLPFWRRV; encoded by the coding sequence ATGGCGAGTGTCGGCGTAAAGGTTAAGAAGCGATTGGTTGTGCGCCTGGACTACTGCATTGGTTGCCGGGCTTGTGAAGCGGCATGTCGCAGCCGGTTTAAGGGCGAGAGTCGGATTCGGTATGCGCCGGTGGGCGAAACGGTTCTGGTTCCCCTGCCCTGTCGGCATTGTGCCGAGCCGTTGTGTGCTGCGGCGTGTCCGTTTGAGGTGATAAAGAAAGATGAAGAGCGGGGAATTGTCTATCAGTCCAGCGTGCACTGTGTTGGATGCAAATCGTGCATCCTTGCCTGTCCATTTGGGGTTCTGGACAAGGAGTTGTTGCGTCGGATCGCGCAGAAGTGCAATCTCTGTGAAGACCGGGAAGGTGGGCCCAGATGTGCCGCTTCCTGTCCGACCGGTGCGTTACAGTTTGTAGATGAAGATGAGATGAAAGAGTTGATGGTCGGTAAGCGGGTACTTTCCCGGTTGCCTTTCTGGAGGCGGGTGTGA
- a CDS encoding NADH-quinone oxidoreductase subunit H: protein MSSFLSGWRLVLAFVVSLIVIPVAGLVLNWVDRFVSARVQWRKGPPFYQPFADILKLLLKQTVVPRGAARTVFLLAPLVGIAGMSLVAMLLIFSNSGLVVAQKTSFIGDIIVLLYLLALVPLSFIVGASASRNPVAAVGASREMTLYLGYELPFVLALLVPIVKVARAWDVASALRIGGLVAYQQQFGPFLYSISGVIAAVIVLFTIQAKLGFVPFDIPEAEQEIMSGVLVEYSGAPLAAFRITRAMMFVLLPLLLITLLWGGIRDWWAVLKFLLIVVLVVLMKNTNPRFKIDQALVFFWFILAPLGIIAVVLAFIGL from the coding sequence GTGAGTTCCTTTTTGTCCGGATGGCGTTTGGTTCTGGCGTTTGTCGTGAGCCTGATTGTTATACCCGTAGCCGGACTGGTTTTGAACTGGGTTGACCGGTTTGTTTCGGCAAGGGTGCAGTGGCGGAAGGGACCACCTTTTTATCAGCCATTTGCCGACATTCTAAAACTGCTATTAAAGCAGACGGTGGTACCGCGGGGCGCGGCGCGTACGGTATTTCTACTGGCACCCCTGGTAGGTATTGCCGGGATGAGTCTGGTGGCGATGCTGTTAATTTTCAGCAACTCCGGGCTGGTCGTAGCGCAGAAGACATCTTTTATCGGCGACATAATCGTCCTTCTCTACCTTCTGGCATTGGTACCGCTCAGTTTTATCGTTGGCGCTTCAGCGTCCCGTAATCCGGTCGCTGCGGTGGGAGCTTCGCGCGAGATGACCTTATATCTTGGTTACGAACTTCCCTTTGTTCTGGCGCTTTTGGTGCCGATTGTCAAGGTTGCCCGGGCTTGGGATGTGGCAAGTGCTTTAAGAATTGGTGGACTGGTTGCCTATCAACAGCAGTTCGGGCCATTTTTGTATTCAATTTCCGGAGTGATTGCGGCGGTGATTGTGTTGTTCACGATTCAAGCAAAACTGGGCTTTGTGCCGTTTGACATTCCGGAAGCGGAGCAGGAGATAATGTCCGGTGTCCTTGTGGAGTATTCAGGTGCGCCCCTTGCGGCGTTTCGTATCACCCGGGCGATGATGTTTGTTCTGTTACCGCTTCTTCTTATTACCCTATTGTGGGGTGGCATCAGGGACTGGTGGGCGGTGTTGAAGTTTCTCTTAATTGTGGTGCTGGTGGTGCTGATGAAGAACACCAATCCCCGGTTCAAGATTGACCAGGCGCTGGTGTTTTTCTGGTTCATTCTGGCGCCATTAGGTATAATTGCAGTGGTTTTAGCGTTTATTGGTTTATGA
- the nuoB gene encoding NADH-quinone oxidoreductase subunit NuoB — protein sequence MKDLRLWGLKKSPWVYHVAAASCNNCDIEILELLTPRYDVERFGVVLVGSPRHADALLVTGVINRKSLPRVLEVYEQTPKPCLVIAIGTCACNCHIFRNSYNAVGPYDKHIPVHAYIPGCPPKPEAMIMGVVKALSKL from the coding sequence ATGAAAGACTTAAGATTGTGGGGACTTAAAAAATCACCATGGGTTTACCACGTGGCGGCAGCGTCATGCAACAACTGTGACATCGAGATACTGGAACTGTTGACCCCACGTTACGATGTCGAGCGGTTTGGGGTTGTGCTGGTCGGCTCGCCCCGGCATGCGGATGCGCTACTTGTTACCGGAGTCATTAACCGAAAGTCTTTGCCCCGGGTTCTGGAGGTATACGAGCAGACACCCAAACCCTGCCTGGTGATTGCGATAGGAACTTGTGCTTGCAACTGTCACATATTCCGAAACTCCTACAATGCGGTTGGACCTTATGACAAACACATCCCGGTTCACGCCTATATTCCGGGCTGTCCACCCAAACCCGAGGCGATGATAATGGGTGTGGTTAAGGCGTTGAGCAAACTATGA
- a CDS encoding NADH-quinone oxidoreductase subunit C — protein MSESLKLFLERFPDTKVFEKNPRRLYLTIPREKLTAAAKFLHEERGMRLSIATGIDTRHGFEVLYHFSEDTTGIIYTVKVFAPKDDPRIEAQGGWFPAAQWIEREMHELLGIDFVGHPNPAPLLTSDTDWEQGRYPLRRDYERRNEAHER, from the coding sequence ATGAGCGAATCACTGAAACTGTTTCTCGAGCGATTCCCTGATACAAAAGTGTTTGAGAAAAACCCGCGTCGTCTGTATTTAACGATTCCGCGGGAAAAACTGACCGCGGCGGCAAAGTTTCTACACGAAGAGCGGGGGATGAGGCTGTCAATCGCCACGGGAATTGACACCCGGCACGGGTTTGAGGTGCTTTACCACTTTTCGGAAGATACCACCGGAATAATTTACACGGTGAAGGTGTTTGCGCCCAAAGACGACCCGCGGATTGAGGCTCAGGGAGGCTGGTTTCCAGCGGCTCAATGGATTGAAAGGGAGATGCATGAACTGTTAGGGATTGATTTCGTCGGGCATCCAAACCCGGCACCGCTTCTTACTTCGGACACAGATTGGGAACAGGGGCGCTATCCATTGCGCCGGGATTATGAACGGAGGAACGAAGCCCATGAGCGGTGA
- a CDS encoding nickel-dependent hydrogenase large subunit: MNGGTKPMSGEEKQRRIVPIGPYHPLQEEPEFFKLIVEGETVVDLEIHLGYNHRGHEFISPELTYEQVPFLVERICGICSNSHPLAAVLAIEDCAGIKPPPRANYIRSIIHELERIHSHLLWVGLAGHFIGYNTVWMWAWRYREHILEVFEMITGNRNHYAANKPGGVRWDIKPEQIPPIEAALDVVEKKTMMLTKAVLDDPVIRARLEGVGILTREQALQWSVVGPTARASGVDIDVRRDDPHAAYDQVPWNVIVLPEGDVFAKAKVRLLEIFESVRIIRGCLQNLPEGPIDTRIDEVPPGEGIGRTEAPRGEVFHYIRSDGSNRPLRHKIRAPSYMNIASNVVAVRGGSIADAALTLAAVDPCYCCTERMAAFEDGKMKFTGNELLRLSWEKTEKIRERFK, encoded by the coding sequence ATGAACGGAGGAACGAAGCCCATGAGCGGTGAGGAAAAACAGCGCCGAATTGTGCCGATTGGTCCGTATCACCCTCTGCAGGAGGAGCCGGAGTTCTTCAAACTGATTGTTGAAGGTGAGACGGTTGTTGACCTGGAGATCCACCTCGGCTACAACCATCGGGGTCATGAGTTTATTTCTCCGGAGTTGACCTACGAACAGGTTCCGTTTCTCGTGGAAAGAATTTGCGGTATCTGTTCAAACTCGCATCCCCTGGCAGCGGTTCTGGCAATTGAAGATTGTGCCGGAATTAAACCGCCCCCACGGGCGAACTACATCCGTAGTATCATTCATGAACTGGAAAGAATCCACTCCCATCTACTCTGGGTTGGTCTTGCCGGGCATTTTATCGGGTACAACACCGTCTGGATGTGGGCATGGCGTTATCGAGAGCACATCCTTGAGGTTTTTGAGATGATTACCGGCAACCGTAACCATTACGCCGCCAACAAACCGGGCGGTGTGCGCTGGGACATCAAGCCGGAGCAGATTCCCCCAATTGAGGCCGCTCTTGATGTGGTAGAGAAGAAGACGATGATGCTCACCAAAGCGGTGCTTGACGACCCGGTGATTCGTGCCCGTCTTGAAGGGGTTGGGATTCTGACAAGAGAGCAGGCGCTTCAATGGTCGGTTGTTGGTCCAACCGCCCGGGCTTCAGGGGTGGACATTGATGTGCGGCGCGATGACCCGCATGCCGCCTATGACCAGGTACCCTGGAATGTGATTGTTTTACCGGAAGGTGATGTGTTTGCCAAGGCAAAGGTGCGGCTGCTGGAAATATTTGAATCGGTGCGTATCATTCGCGGCTGTTTGCAAAACCTGCCTGAGGGTCCGATTGACACAAGGATTGATGAAGTTCCGCCGGGAGAGGGGATTGGCAGAACCGAAGCGCCGCGCGGTGAGGTTTTCCATTATATCCGTTCGGACGGTTCCAACCGGCCCTTGCGGCACAAGATTCGGGCTCCGAGTTATATGAACATCGCTTCCAATGTCGTGGCGGTCCGGGGAGGTTCAATTGCCGATGCGGCGCTGACGCTGGCAGCGGTTGACCCCTGTTACTGTTGTACCGAACGGATGGCGGCGTTTGAGGACGGTAAAATGAAATTTACGGGCAATGAGTTGTTGCGCCTCTCCTGGGAGAAGACGGAAAAAATAAGGGAGCGATTCAAATGA